One genomic window of Candidatus Poribacteria bacterium includes the following:
- a CDS encoding PAS domain S-box protein, whose protein sequence is MIYELRVRGYKLRLLLFGVTTSLFIFIWIAVTELRWWELVAFALVNGLFWLVHPRVRERKDLARSLYAVHLVGLVGLTWSFGAETRLFYYMVFPLLAMGALDYGVRGSFTAAFVSVLLYLPFCLPGEIGLYIQRSAIAVISSFFLGLIGEEKRRVEVELADMEDYADLLVNSIKSGMIVTDIEGRMKSMNESAEQILGYTAEELRGLKIDEQIQIHQGESPLLKAIKERRPVERIDITVKTKSGEEIPAGVSVYLIQGKSGGEVLGAVEIFRDMSEIKEREALLQRQERLIAMGEMAAEVAHEIRNPLGGIKGFASLIQRRAQDESIRRHAEFIIEGVSSIEKIVNDFLAYARPIKPVFMKADLHTLIKSCILTSLEGFENINVETDFSDRIGEVELDVEQMKQVFRNLLINAAEAMPDGGTIFVRTYPWNKPFKSIFEGRQMLLPPGETVVVEISDTGPGIPDEVKERIFNPFFTTKDTGTGLGLAIVHRIVEAHGGTISVRDRKGGGATFVLKLPIIHGGESG, encoded by the coding sequence ATGATTTATGAGCTGAGGGTTAGAGGCTATAAGCTTCGGCTTTTGCTGTTCGGGGTTACGACCTCGCTGTTTATCTTCATTTGGATCGCCGTCACAGAGCTGAGATGGTGGGAGTTGGTCGCTTTTGCCCTCGTGAATGGTCTTTTCTGGCTGGTTCATCCCCGCGTTAGGGAGAGGAAGGACCTGGCCAGATCCCTTTACGCCGTTCATTTGGTGGGGCTTGTAGGGTTAACATGGTCCTTTGGAGCCGAAACCAGGCTGTTTTATTATATGGTCTTTCCGCTGTTGGCGATGGGAGCGTTAGATTACGGAGTGCGAGGGAGCTTCACGGCGGCGTTCGTATCCGTCCTTCTCTATCTCCCCTTCTGTCTTCCGGGGGAGATCGGGCTTTACATCCAACGATCGGCGATCGCCGTCATATCCTCCTTTTTCTTAGGCCTTATAGGGGAGGAGAAGCGAAGGGTAGAGGTCGAGCTGGCCGATATGGAGGATTATGCGGATCTACTCGTCAACAGCATAAAGAGTGGGATGATAGTGACCGATATAGAAGGAAGGATGAAGTCTATGAATGAATCGGCCGAACAGATCTTGGGATACACCGCCGAGGAGCTGAGGGGGTTGAAGATAGATGAGCAGATTCAGATCCATCAGGGTGAAAGCCCTCTCCTCAAAGCGATCAAGGAACGCCGACCGGTTGAGCGAATAGACATAACTGTAAAGACGAAATCGGGCGAGGAGATACCGGCGGGGGTGAGCGTTTACCTGATTCAGGGGAAATCAGGTGGTGAGGTGCTCGGAGCCGTTGAGATCTTCAGGGATATGAGCGAGATAAAGGAAAGGGAAGCTCTGCTGCAACGGCAGGAAAGGCTGATCGCTATGGGTGAGATGGCCGCCGAGGTGGCTCATGAGATCAGAAACCCGCTGGGAGGGATAAAGGGGTTCGCCTCTCTCATACAGAGAAGGGCCCAGGATGAATCGATCAGACGACACGCGGAGTTTATCATCGAAGGGGTGAGCAGCATCGAGAAGATCGTCAACGACTTTCTGGCCTATGCCCGCCCGATCAAACCGGTCTTTATGAAAGCCGACCTTCACACGTTGATAAAAAGCTGCATCCTCACATCATTAGAGGGATTTGAAAACATAAACGTGGAGACGGACTTCTCAGATCGTATCGGCGAGGTGGAACTGGATGTCGAGCAGATGAAACAGGTCTTCAGGAACCTCCTTATCAACGCCGCCGAGGCCATGCCCGACGGCGGAACGATATTCGTCAGGACATATCCGTGGAATAAACCCTTCAAATCGATATTCGAAGGTCGCCAGATGCTTCTCCCTCCCGGGGAAACGGTCGTCGTGGAGATCTCAGACACCGGGCCGGGCATACCGGATGAGGTGAAGGAAAGGATCTTCAATCCCTTCTTCACGACGAAAGACACGGGCACGGGATTAGGTCTGGCGATCGTCCACCGTATAGTTGAAGCTCATGGCGGAACTATATCGGTCAGGGACCGAAAGGGCGGCGGAGCCACCTTCGTGTTGAAGCTTCCCATCATCCATGGAGGTGAATCGGGATGA
- a CDS encoding sugar phosphate isomerase/epimerase, with amino-acid sequence MARPVTLFTGQWADMPLEELAQKASEWGYDGLELACWGDHFDVEKAAEDPSYCEQRKELLAKYGLKVWAISNHLTGQMVLDPNDKRSDDWVPDECKGDPEKKREWAIEHMKKAAVAAKNLGVKVVNGFTGSPIWHLIYSFPPVDPADIEAGFEMLAEKWNPILDVFKECDVKFALEVHPTEIAFDLYTAEKALETLNYRPEFGFNFDPSHLHWQGVDPVKFIKKFSDRIYHVHVKDAKVTLDGYSGILSSHLNFGDPRRGWDFRSPGRGEINFEEIIRALNQIGYDGPLSVEWEDSGMDREHGAKEACEFVRRLDFEPSRVAFDAAFER; translated from the coding sequence ATGGCAAGGCCAGTGACGCTATTTACCGGCCAGTGGGCCGACATGCCGCTCGAGGAGCTCGCCCAAAAGGCGAGCGAGTGGGGATATGACGGTTTGGAACTCGCCTGTTGGGGAGACCACTTCGATGTGGAAAAGGCCGCCGAAGATCCAAGCTACTGTGAACAGAGAAAGGAACTCCTGGCCAAATACGGTCTTAAGGTGTGGGCCATAAGCAATCATCTCACCGGACAGATGGTCCTCGATCCCAATGACAAACGGTCAGATGACTGGGTTCCGGATGAGTGCAAGGGCGATCCGGAGAAAAAAAGGGAGTGGGCGATAGAACATATGAAGAAAGCGGCCGTAGCTGCCAAGAACCTGGGTGTTAAGGTCGTCAACGGATTCACCGGCTCACCCATATGGCATCTCATCTACTCCTTCCCGCCCGTTGATCCGGCCGATATTGAGGCGGGGTTTGAGATGCTGGCCGAGAAGTGGAACCCCATCCTGGACGTGTTCAAGGAATGCGATGTGAAGTTCGCCCTGGAGGTACATCCGACTGAGATAGCCTTCGACCTCTACACGGCGGAGAAAGCGCTTGAAACCCTCAATTACAGGCCGGAGTTCGGTTTCAATTTCGATCCCAGTCACCTACATTGGCAGGGCGTCGATCCGGTCAAGTTCATCAAAAAGTTCAGCGATAGGATTTATCACGTCCATGTCAAGGACGCGAAGGTAACCCTCGACGGATACAGCGGTATACTTTCCTCTCACCTCAATTTTGGAGATCCCAGAAGGGGATGGGACTTCCGATCGCCGGGAAGAGGTGAGATCAACTTTGAGGAGATCATCAGGGCGTTGAATCAGATCGGATACGATGGGCCGCTTTCCGTGGAATGGGAGGATAGCGGCATGGATCGAGAACACGGCGCCAAGGAAGCCTGTGAATTTGTCAGGAGGTTGGACTTCGAGCCGTCCAGAGTTGCCTTTGATGCCGCCTTTGAAAGATAA
- a CDS encoding universal stress protein gives MIRSILVSVGNAKHEVAAFEYALNLAKGLNAFLVCVAFPGEIDDEENFNPDLLAAETFVTVREECQEAGVRFETTVVPGKRAPEICRMGRMVDLIVVGMPEEIKTKGLELVYNEIDEILIDSSKPVLVVHESCLELTRALIVHRGDNYSDRALELATELSERLGVELTGLAIADTVPESNSIAKDMLTYFRFRGIDVEVDTELGFTVANIIETADSKECDLIALGASRRGKLYEAIFNSTTDTVAKLANRAVLVCK, from the coding sequence ATGATCAGAAGCATATTGGTATCTGTCGGTAATGCTAAACATGAGGTGGCCGCTTTCGAATACGCCTTAAACCTGGCGAAAGGATTAAACGCCTTCTTGGTATGCGTTGCCTTTCCGGGCGAGATTGATGATGAAGAGAACTTTAATCCCGATCTCCTAGCCGCGGAAACCTTCGTGACCGTCAGGGAGGAATGTCAAGAAGCCGGCGTCAGGTTCGAGACAACCGTCGTTCCAGGAAAGCGAGCGCCGGAGATCTGCCGTATGGGCAGGATGGTAGATTTGATCGTGGTCGGAATGCCGGAGGAGATAAAGACCAAAGGATTAGAGCTGGTCTATAACGAAATAGATGAGATCTTGATCGACAGCAGCAAACCGGTGCTGGTGGTTCATGAGAGCTGCCTCGAACTGACGCGCGCCCTGATCGTGCACAGGGGAGATAATTACTCGGATAGGGCTTTGGAACTCGCAACGGAGCTCAGCGAAAGGCTCGGCGTCGAACTGACGGGACTTGCCATCGCCGATACCGTCCCGGAATCGAACAGCATCGCCAAAGATATGCTCACGTATTTCAGATTCAGAGGGATCGATGTCGAGGTTGATACGGAGCTGGGCTTCACAGTGGCCAACATAATCGAGACGGCCGATAGCAAAGAGTGTGATCTGATCGCCCTTGGGGCCAGCCGGCGCGGCAAGCTCTATGAGGCGATCTTCAACAGCACCACCGACACGGTGGCGAAGCTGGCTAACAGAGCGGTATTGGTGTGCAA
- a CDS encoding Gfo/Idh/MocA family oxidoreductase yields the protein MSRKLKVGIIGCGGRGNAHAQGYKASNDVEIVACADPVREKAEAMAEKFGIPHIYEDYRQMLDKEKPDIVSVCTWTGLHARMIFDAVDAGVRAIHAEKPMAPTWGESKAIYERCKSNNVMITFCHQRRFEARFIRAKELAHDGTIGQLYRVEGYCSNLFDWGTHWFDMFFFYNDDQPAKWVMGQIDCSEVRKVFGVPVERYGLSYIVWQNGLTGLLVTGGDGSGICQNRLIGTKGVIEVGAPKGPALRVLSEGKEWVVPDLSGITPPHNATVLSVLDLIDALKTGREPELSGRKALQATELIFATYESARRRARIYLPLDIEDSPLLSMLESGVVGPKKRTS from the coding sequence ATGTCGAGAAAGCTCAAAGTCGGGATAATCGGGTGCGGCGGTCGAGGGAACGCCCATGCTCAGGGATATAAGGCTTCGAATGATGTCGAGATCGTCGCCTGCGCCGATCCCGTCCGCGAGAAGGCGGAGGCGATGGCCGAGAAATTCGGCATACCGCATATCTACGAGGATTACCGCCAGATGCTGGATAAGGAGAAGCCCGATATCGTCAGCGTCTGCACGTGGACGGGACTTCATGCACGGATGATCTTCGACGCCGTCGATGCCGGTGTCAGAGCAATCCATGCTGAAAAACCGATGGCACCCACATGGGGCGAATCGAAGGCGATATACGAGAGGTGTAAATCCAACAACGTCATGATAACCTTCTGCCATCAGAGACGGTTTGAGGCCCGATTTATCAGGGCCAAGGAACTGGCCCATGACGGAACGATAGGACAACTCTACAGGGTGGAAGGATACTGTTCCAACCTCTTCGACTGGGGCACACACTGGTTCGATATGTTCTTCTTCTACAATGACGATCAGCCCGCAAAATGGGTGATGGGGCAGATAGACTGCTCTGAGGTGAGGAAGGTCTTCGGCGTTCCGGTTGAGAGATACGGTCTCTCTTACATCGTGTGGCAGAACGGGTTGACAGGGCTACTTGTAACAGGAGGCGATGGCAGCGGTATCTGTCAGAACAGACTCATCGGAACCAAAGGGGTTATAGAGGTCGGGGCGCCCAAAGGGCCGGCCCTAAGGGTGTTAAGCGAGGGTAAGGAATGGGTTGTTCCGGACCTTAGCGGCATAACACCGCCTCACAACGCCACGGTGCTTTCGGTTCTGGACCTTATAGATGCTCTTAAGACCGGCCGTGAACCGGAGCTCAGCGGAAGGAAGGCTCTCCAGGCGACCGAGCTGATCTTTGCCACATATGAATCGGCCAGGAGAAGGGCACGGATCTATCTGCCTCTGGATATCGAAGATTCGCCTCTGCTCTCTATGCTCGAATCGGGCGTGGTGGGGCCGAAGAAGAGGACATCTTGA
- a CDS encoding acetylxylan esterase, which translates to MEGDYPLEVLGEPDGEVMPRYFRKLMKLFASEFVRVKTKEDWDRHREKLRSYLLLSLGELPDERTSLEPRILGEIRRDGYLIRKLIFQSRPNLFVTANLYLPIDLHAPAPAILSVHGHFNGAKTNPIVQTRNIALAKRGYVVLCLDSIGSGERAYRGITYHGVQLGAQVFPAGMTLQGMQVWDNMRAIDYLRSLDEVDPERIGCTGASGGGNQTYYLAALDERIKVAVPVCGVGSYEGYLDGPCCVCEMVPGVMRYAEQADILSLIAPRPLLIVSAVHDQASHFRFKDVVEKTFPKVKEIYELLGAGDRIELYPVESEHGYNREMRQAMYAWFDRWLKGIQHPDPSEPQITPEEPKMLLCLDDQGMPPNAESLPSLAYKTAKINISKIGPPPNGSIWLRQRELMRDQIIHEVFRGFPRRSRLNVRLVDRVSFEGYVLEKMTYNSEGGVIIPVLLLIPKRRRKPRPLVVQIHHEGKEAAFRSGLPEKLVENGHIVMLLDQRGVGETRWEKAEAVGVEDYQYFQNSTFLGKPYLGMCVWDVLRGIDYMVNQVRIDPNRIACIGGGIGGLIALFCAALDERITAAASLDMLGSFLYPDKFSDVFPMSVFLPNITRHADIPHVASLCAPRPLLLMNPLNGSGARMSEEEAEEIFFWTRETYRSLESQNNFKIWMGDDGRDEFLVRWIYRSLD; encoded by the coding sequence ATGGAAGGCGATTATCCCCTCGAAGTCCTGGGTGAACCGGACGGAGAGGTGATGCCCAGATATTTCAGAAAGCTTATGAAGCTTTTCGCCTCCGAATTTGTCCGGGTCAAAACCAAGGAGGATTGGGATAGACATCGCGAGAAGTTAAGATCCTATCTGCTTCTGTCATTGGGGGAGCTACCGGATGAGCGGACATCGCTCGAACCGAGGATCTTGGGGGAGATAAGGAGGGATGGATATCTGATTCGCAAGCTTATCTTTCAATCCCGCCCGAACCTATTCGTTACGGCTAACCTGTATCTGCCGATCGACCTACACGCCCCTGCGCCCGCCATCCTTAGCGTACATGGCCACTTCAACGGCGCTAAAACTAACCCTATCGTTCAGACGCGAAACATCGCCCTTGCCAAAAGGGGATATGTCGTCCTATGCCTCGATTCGATAGGCTCCGGAGAGAGAGCATATCGTGGGATAACGTATCACGGCGTGCAGCTCGGCGCTCAGGTTTTCCCCGCGGGGATGACATTACAGGGAATGCAGGTGTGGGATAATATGCGAGCGATAGATTATCTCCGGTCACTTGACGAGGTCGATCCCGAGAGAATCGGATGCACGGGAGCTTCCGGCGGGGGCAATCAGACCTATTATCTGGCCGCACTGGATGAAAGGATTAAAGTTGCCGTGCCTGTATGCGGTGTTGGAAGCTATGAGGGTTATCTGGACGGCCCCTGTTGCGTGTGTGAGATGGTCCCCGGAGTGATGAGATACGCCGAGCAGGCTGACATCCTCTCCCTGATAGCCCCCAGACCTCTCCTCATAGTGAGTGCTGTCCACGATCAAGCATCACATTTCAGATTTAAGGATGTCGTGGAGAAAACCTTCCCGAAGGTGAAGGAGATCTATGAACTACTAGGGGCGGGCGATAGGATCGAACTTTATCCGGTTGAATCGGAGCACGGATACAACAGAGAGATGCGGCAGGCGATGTACGCCTGGTTCGATAGATGGCTTAAAGGGATTCAACACCCCGATCCTTCAGAACCCCAGATCACCCCTGAGGAGCCCAAGATGCTCCTGTGTCTCGACGATCAGGGTATGCCCCCGAACGCGGAGAGCCTTCCCTCCCTGGCATATAAAACGGCCAAGATCAACATATCGAAGATCGGACCACCTCCCAACGGGTCGATCTGGCTGAGACAGCGCGAGCTTATGAGGGATCAAATCATCCATGAGGTGTTCAGGGGATTCCCCAGACGATCAAGGCTTAACGTCAGGCTGGTAGACAGGGTGAGCTTTGAGGGATATGTGCTCGAGAAGATGACCTATAACAGCGAAGGTGGGGTGATCATACCCGTCCTGCTCCTCATCCCCAAGCGAAGACGAAAGCCCAGGCCGCTCGTCGTTCAGATCCACCACGAGGGTAAGGAAGCGGCCTTTAGAAGTGGGCTGCCGGAGAAACTCGTCGAGAACGGGCATATCGTTATGCTCTTAGATCAAAGGGGAGTTGGAGAGACCAGGTGGGAGAAAGCGGAGGCGGTTGGGGTTGAGGATTATCAGTATTTCCAGAACTCCACCTTCCTCGGGAAACCCTACTTAGGGATGTGCGTGTGGGATGTGCTTCGTGGAATCGATTATATGGTCAATCAGGTGAGGATCGATCCCAACAGAATTGCCTGCATCGGGGGAGGCATCGGCGGACTGATCGCCTTGTTTTGCGCCGCATTGGATGAGAGGATAACAGCCGCCGCATCCTTGGACATGCTGGGTAGCTTCCTATACCCCGATAAGTTCTCGGATGTCTTCCCGATGTCCGTCTTTCTCCCCAATATCACGCGGCATGCGGATATACCACACGTGGCTTCCCTGTGTGCGCCGAGACCCCTCCTTTTGATGAACCCTCTCAACGGAAGCGGTGCTCGGATGAGCGAGGAGGAGGCAGAGGAGATCTTCTTCTGGACAAGGGAGACGTACAGATCGCTGGAGTCTCAGAATAACTTCAAGATATGGATGGGCGATGATGGACGTGACGAATTCCTGGTGAGGTGGATCTACAGGAGCCTTGATTGA